A single genomic interval of Armatimonadota bacterium harbors:
- a CDS encoding GAF domain-containing protein, with product MTTEQARIKVLAALDVLDTQSEWRFDSITALACHILSVPVAALSLVSEDRQWFKSNIGLPFDGTPRSQSFCDHTVRQNEVFCVENASDDERFADIPLVSELKFKFYAGAPVRVDGQNVGSLCVLDRRSHTMTPDESSALMLLSQIAASMLQSDLQIRILQDELECLNTALDAVRNKAA from the coding sequence ATGACGACGGAACAAGCCCGGATCAAGGTCCTTGCGGCACTGGACGTGCTCGACACGCAGTCGGAATGGCGCTTCGACTCGATTACGGCCCTCGCCTGCCACATCTTGAGCGTCCCGGTGGCCGCATTGAGCCTCGTTTCGGAGGACCGCCAATGGTTCAAGTCCAACATCGGGCTTCCGTTCGACGGAACGCCCCGCTCTCAGTCGTTCTGCGACCACACCGTCCGGCAGAACGAGGTCTTTTGCGTCGAGAACGCTTCGGACGACGAGCGTTTTGCCGACATTCCGCTCGTGAGCGAGCTGAAGTTTAAGTTTTATGCCGGGGCGCCCGTCCGCGTCGATGGTCAGAACGTCGGCTCGCTGTGCGTCCTGGACCGGCGTTCACACACGATGACGCCGGACGAATCGTCGGCCTTGATGCTCCTGTCCCAAATCGCCGCGTCGATGCTCCAGTCCGACCTCCAGATCCGGATCCTACAAGACGAACTGGAATGCCTCAATACCGCGCTCGACGCGGTGCGGAACAAGGCAGCCTAA